In a genomic window of Corvus moneduloides isolate bCorMon1 chromosome 17, bCorMon1.pri, whole genome shotgun sequence:
- the SPO11 gene encoding meiotic recombination protein SPO11 isoform X2, with protein MEEHNLCSTEMPAGNKASFRETSQSGQKSHVPSSEVLEAIENVIQGVIQSLAQKKAPVLTVANRTDWRNIEFKDSVGLQMIPRCTTKQIRSDCPQSAKRFALMLKILSMIYKMVQSNTYATKRDIYYSDTLLFGSQSVVDQIINDISCMLKIPRRSLHVLSTTKGFVAGNLSYTEEDGTKVNCTCSATAVTVPSNVQGIKNLTSHAKFILIVEKDATFQRLLDDDFFNKVSPCIMITGRGIPDLNTRLLVRKLWDSFQIPVFTLMDADPHGVEIMCVYKYGSVSMSFEAHHLTVPSIKWLGLLPSDLKRLNICKDALIPFTKQDENKLASIQKRPYIACQPLWKKELEIMAASKLKAEIQVLTSLSSDYLSRVYLPNKLQFGGWL; from the exons ATGGAGGAGCACAATCTGTGTTCCACTGAAATGCCAGCTGGGAACAAGGCCAGCTTCAGGGAAACAAGTCAGTCTGGTCAGAAGAGCCACGTCCCCAg TTCTGAGGTTCTTGAAGCAATAGAAAATGTTATCCAAGGTGTAATTCAAAGCTTGGCCCAAAAAAAAGCACCTGTCCTCACAGTGGCTAACAGAACAGATTGGAGGAATATAGA ATTTAAAGATTCTGTAGGTCTGCAGATGATACCACGGTGCACTACAAAACAGATAAGAAGTGACTGCCCTCAATCAGCAAAAAGATTtg ctctgatgCTCAAAATATTATCTATGATCTACAAGATGGTGCAGAGCAACACTTATGCAACTAAAAG AGATATATATTATTCAGATACTCTACTGTTTGGTAGCCAAAGTGTTGTGGACCAAATAATCAATGACATTTCTTGCATGCTTAAGATTCCTCGGAGAAGTCTACATGTA ctgtctACAACTAAAGGTTTTGTTGCTGGTAATTTGAGTTACACTGAGGAGGATGGTACAAAAGTGAATTGTACCTGCAGTGCAACA gCAGTCACTGTGCCATCTAATGTTCAAGGAATTAAAA ATTTAACCTCACATGCCAAATTTATATTAATTGTAGAAAAAGATGCAACTTTTCAGAGACTCCTGGATGATGACTTCTTCAATAAAGTGTCCCCATGTATCATGATCACG ggaaGAGGCATACCAGATCTTAATACACGACTTTTGGTCAGGAAGCTGTGGGATTCTTTTCAAATTCCTGTTTTCACCCTTATGGATGCAGATCCACATG GTGTAGAAATAATGTGCGTCTACAAATATGGATCTGTG TCCATGTCCTTTGAGGCCCATCATCTCACCGTTCCCTCTATCAAGTGGCTTGGTCTCCTTCCATCTGATCTCAAGAG atTAAACATATGCAAAGATGCCCTGATTCCATTTACAAAGCAAGATGAAAATAAGTTAGCAAGTATTCAAAAGAGACCTTACATTGCTTGTCAGCCACTGTGGAAAAAAGAG cTGGAAATTATGGCAGCATCTAAACTGAAGGCTGAAATTCAAGTTTTAACTTCTCTCTCATCAGATTACCTGTCCAGAGTCTATTTACCAAACAAACTGCAGTTTGGTGGATGGCTATGA
- the SPO11 gene encoding meiotic recombination protein SPO11 isoform X1 yields MEEHNLCSTEMPAGNKASFRETSQSGQKSHVPSSEVLEAIENVIQGVIQSLAQKKAPVLTVANRTDWRNIEFKDSVGLQMIPRCTTKQIRSDCPQSAKRFALMLKILSMIYKMVQSNTYATKRDIYYSDTLLFGSQSVVDQIINDISCMLKIPRRSLHVAVTVPSNVQGIKNLTSHAKFILIVEKDATFQRLLDDDFFNKVSPCIMITGRGIPDLNTRLLVRKLWDSFQIPVFTLMDADPHGVEIMCVYKYGSVSMSFEAHHLTVPSIKWLGLLPSDLKRLNICKDALIPFTKQDENKLASIQKRPYIACQPLWKKELEIMAASKLKAEIQVLTSLSSDYLSRVYLPNKLQFGGWL; encoded by the exons ATGGAGGAGCACAATCTGTGTTCCACTGAAATGCCAGCTGGGAACAAGGCCAGCTTCAGGGAAACAAGTCAGTCTGGTCAGAAGAGCCACGTCCCCAg TTCTGAGGTTCTTGAAGCAATAGAAAATGTTATCCAAGGTGTAATTCAAAGCTTGGCCCAAAAAAAAGCACCTGTCCTCACAGTGGCTAACAGAACAGATTGGAGGAATATAGA ATTTAAAGATTCTGTAGGTCTGCAGATGATACCACGGTGCACTACAAAACAGATAAGAAGTGACTGCCCTCAATCAGCAAAAAGATTtg ctctgatgCTCAAAATATTATCTATGATCTACAAGATGGTGCAGAGCAACACTTATGCAACTAAAAG AGATATATATTATTCAGATACTCTACTGTTTGGTAGCCAAAGTGTTGTGGACCAAATAATCAATGACATTTCTTGCATGCTTAAGATTCCTCGGAGAAGTCTACATGTA gCAGTCACTGTGCCATCTAATGTTCAAGGAATTAAAA ATTTAACCTCACATGCCAAATTTATATTAATTGTAGAAAAAGATGCAACTTTTCAGAGACTCCTGGATGATGACTTCTTCAATAAAGTGTCCCCATGTATCATGATCACG ggaaGAGGCATACCAGATCTTAATACACGACTTTTGGTCAGGAAGCTGTGGGATTCTTTTCAAATTCCTGTTTTCACCCTTATGGATGCAGATCCACATG GTGTAGAAATAATGTGCGTCTACAAATATGGATCTGTG TCCATGTCCTTTGAGGCCCATCATCTCACCGTTCCCTCTATCAAGTGGCTTGGTCTCCTTCCATCTGATCTCAAGAG atTAAACATATGCAAAGATGCCCTGATTCCATTTACAAAGCAAGATGAAAATAAGTTAGCAAGTATTCAAAAGAGACCTTACATTGCTTGTCAGCCACTGTGGAAAAAAGAG cTGGAAATTATGGCAGCATCTAAACTGAAGGCTGAAATTCAAGTTTTAACTTCTCTCTCATCAGATTACCTGTCCAGAGTCTATTTACCAAACAAACTGCAGTTTGGTGGATGGCTATGA